GTGGGGGACACACGGCCTCCCAGAGAGGGGGCAGCATGTGACCTTGACTAAGTGGGTAGAAGAGTTAAAGGTTTGGCATCCTGACCCCCGAGTTGGGGGTGGCCCCGGAGGAATTCTGTCCTTTCGGCCAATCTAATAAGGGGATCTCCTGCCCTCCCATCCCTGACACCCCCCTCCCGTGACTGCCACGGAGACAGCCGCTCCAACACCGGTTGTCATGGTTATGAGAGGAGCTCACTCCCATAGATTGGAAAGCGCTGGTGAGCTGGCACCCTCTGCTTCGCCCGCTCTCCCTCCGCTCTGCGCATCTCCCCCAGCACAGGGAAGGGAGTACAGCAGCCCGGGGGCgagcagagctggggctgggaggtGGAGTGAGGACGCGGCGCTCCAAAGCAGGGAGATGAGTGGCAACAGGAGGCAACCCAGCCGCAGGGGCCAGGTGGGTCAGGGACCCCGAAACCCTCTCCGGACTGGCCACTCAGGGCCTGGTTACTCCTGGTCAGCCACCCTGAGCCCCGGGCAGTCCTGCTGTGGAGTTGGTGTCTTTGCAgcctgcccaggctggcttctcTCCCTCACTGCCCTCAGCCTGTCTCTGACTCCAGGCCCCTGGCATCGTCCAACTTCACTTCCTGTGTCTCCTGCTCCTTCCACAGGCCCGGGAAAAGGAGAAGATGAAGGAAGCCAAGGATGCCCGCTATACCAACGGGCACCTCTTCACCACCATCACGGTTTCGGGCATGACCATGTGCTATGCCTGTAACAAGAGTATCACCGCCAAGGAAGCCCTCGTCTGCCCAAGTAAGTTATTTGGCCCTTGTCACTCAGACCTGGTGCCCACCGACCCTGTCTTCCCATCTGTCCTGTCTGCCCTGGATCCATACGGGGGACTTTCCCTTTCTGAACCCCCAGCTGGGCCCAAGTGCAGGGGCCAGATGCTTGCTCCCTTTCTCGCCCTGAGGGTGGTGGCTGTTGGAATGTGGCATGAGCGGGTCTATTAGGGAATGTGATGAGGGGAGCCTGGGAGGACTCTGCTTGCAGCTGTCACCACTGGGTATCCCTCTCGCTCCTGAACAGCTGTTGAGGGTTAGGGGAAGTGATTGGAGAAGAAGCAAGAATGTGTCTGCAGAGGGGGGTGAGAGAGGATCTGGCCAGAAAGCTACCAACCTTGCAGCTGGTTCCGCCCATCTTCCTGGGCAGAACTGGACATTCAGGGTCCCTTTGCCCTTCCTACCTATTGACTGTGGGTGGAGCCTGTGGAATCCCTGTTTCAAGGAGAGGGTGGGATGAGGTCCCCCCATCTGATCATCCAGATCAGTTTCCAATCCGAGAGACAGCGTAGGAAGCCAGCAGGGTCGTGTGGAGGAGGGCAAGGGACTGGGGCACCCAGGCCTCCCCGGGTCTGGGGGCAAACCTGATTTGGAGCATGGACAAGgagttccttccttccctgcGACTCCTTTGTGGAGGGTTTCCACTTTACCCGTCCCCCGGTTCTCCCCAAATTTATGGCCCAGATGCCTCCGACTGGTACTGGCCAGCGTAGCAGAAGCACTGCCCCTCCAAATCCCCGTGGAACTGGGGGAGAAGCCCCCAGAAAGAACCAGTGAGGTCTCCCCTCTACTCCCTCACttgcttgatttagagttaggAGGGCGAGGAGGGAACCCCAATCTAGATTCCTCTAGAGACCTGACAAAATATCCAATCCGGAAGCTTGTTGCCAGGGGAACTGGGGAGGCGGGCAGCCCTATTTTGAGAGCAGGTGGAAAGCGGAGGTTCGATCCAGAGACACTAGGTGTTGGGGGTAGGCAAAGGGAGCTCCAGTGGGGGTGAGCACCGCGCAGCCCCACTATCTGCCCCTGGGCCCCACCCTGTTGGCCTTGTATTTGTGGAAGTGAGCATGGTGCTGGGTATTGTCTGAAGGAGTTAGCAGAGTTTCCGGTGGtgttggtgggggaggggaagctggggaggctgaggctgagggcaTTTGGGGCAGGGGATGGCAGTGGTCCTGCACTGGAGCTTGGCTACgcctcctcccttcttttctctcctacCCCGTggcaaggtggggtggggggtgcggAGCAGCAGATGGAGTGTGGGAGCTGTGGGTTTGCCTTACATGGGGAATAGgactccccaggcctggcagggaGAAGGCAGGCTGACTGCAAGCCACAGAGGAGGCTGGCAGGCAGGGCAGGGCGGGGCAGGCCGGGGACTTGTCTCGACTTCCCCCCTGGATCCGTCCACCTTGGAGTTGCTTAGACCCGGCCAGAGTCTGTGGCATCCTTGTGGGACAACGGGAGGAGTCTGGTCTTTGAATTCAGGCCTGCTTCACCACCAGCAGGGGATTGAGCTTCTCCAGGACACgttcctcatttgtaaagtgaGGATAGTTGAGTCAGCCTCCAAGGATTGATGGGATAGATTAAAGGTTGGGCATTTGCTCAGGGCATGTTACTGTCCCCCCTCTGCCCTAGCTGCCCATCCCAGCTGCCTCGGTGCCATCTCCTGTTCTGTGGGAGTCCTGGCTCCCATCTGCCACTCTCCACCTCTTTTGTGTTTGCGCTCATCCCTGGCAGCATgatcccttctccctcctgtccCATCACGGCCATTTTTGGTTCAGTGTTGTCCATCTCTCCtgattgctttatttcatttcacaCCCAGACCCCCCTCTCCATTTCCTGCTTGAAGGAAAGggctgtgggagggagggagtggggtGTGGCTATGGCTGAGAAGTCTGGGAAGGGGGAGAGTGTCTGAGTGGCTAGGGGGCCTTGGGTGTCTGCATGTGGGTGTGTCCCCTCCTGTACCACCTGGCCCTCCCTTCACCCTCTCTACCCCACCCTCCCAGCCTGCAATGTGACTATCCACAACCGCTGTAAAGACACCCTCGCCAACTGTACCAAGGTCAAGCAGAAGGTGAGACGGCAGggagggcagagggctgggggaGAGGGCAGGAAGCGTGGTGACCTCAAGCCTTTTCCATTCATCCCCTGCCACCTCCTCCACACCACAGGGCAACCCAGAACCTGACCCCCGGCCCTGGGTCCCCTGAGTGGCCAGGCCTATGGCTCTAGACACGGCCCCACACAATTGGAGTTATGTCAGCCACCCCATGCCCTTAACCACAGTGCCAGCTTTCTCCTGAGGGGGCAGCTGCCCAGCTCCTACCCCAGGCCTGGGGGGGATCCTTGGGTGACAGCTGTTCCTGGTGTCTCTTTCGCTCTGtctcacagcaacagaaagccgCCCTGCTGAAGAACAACACTGCCTTGCAGTCTGTTTCCCTTCGCAGTAAGAGTGAGTAGTGGGGAGTGGGGGGCTCCCTTGAGACCCTGGACCTCGGGCAGCTCAGTCCACAGGCTCTGCTGCCCCCCTGAGGTCATTCCCAGGCACAGCACCTTCCTCTCCTTAGTGGAGGCAGCTAGTGGAGCTCAGGGATGACACAAGTTCCTGGGTTTAGGGGCAGAACGAGACCCAACGTGATAAGCCGTGGGGTGGTTGGTCACCTGAGTTGGCCGCATCCTTTGACACTTGACAGCTTTGGTATGACAGAAAGAACATGATGCTCAGGCAGGAAGAGCAGAGCCTGTGTCCCTACTCGCCATCCCTGGGTCACCCTGGACAGGTCTTTCTGCTTTCCTGAGCTTCAGTGTGCTCTCAGGCTGTTTGGGGGAGGAGATGTGTCACCGACACGCGAACACTGGAGGATGGAGTAAATGGACAGTGGCACTGTTGTCACTGTGACCATCTCTCTTGTACAAAAGGGAAGGCGGGAGAGGACACTTTCTTTCCAGTGAGGAGGAGCCTAGGAGCTCCGAATCCTGGGAGGGTACCAGCGTTTGGAATTGCCTGCTCACCGTGTCTCCCCAACAGCAGCCACCCGAGAGCGGCCCTCCTCAGCCATCTACCCCGCTGACAGCTTCCGGCAGTCCCTCCTGGGCTCCCGCCGTGGCCGCTCGTCCTTGTCTTTAGCCAAGAGTGTCTCCACCACCAACATTGCTGGGTGAGCCTTTATTTGGGGAAGGGGAGCTAGGCAGCAGAGAGTAGGGAGCCCTAGGGAGCCGAGAGGGTCTTCCGTCCCTGAGTTCAGAATTGGAGACAGAGAACCAGGTGGTGGGGTGGTGCACGCCTGAGGATTGAAAGTTGCAGGCCAgccctgggtaacttagcaagaccctgcatcAGAATGAAAAAACAAGAGGTGCTGAGGATGCAGTTCAGTAGTAGAATACTGCCGGGCTCAATCCCAGCACTGCCACAAAAATAGGAGTAAGGAGAACACAGGTGACCGCCTCTCAGATCCCACCTTGGGTCCCCGCCGGGGAAGGGCTCTTTGGCCTGAGTGAGGGTGATGCAGACAGCCTCCACTCCCTTCAGACATTTCAATGATGAGACGCCCCTGGGGCTGCGTCGGATCCTCTCTCAGTCTACAGACTCGCTCAACATGCGGAACCGAACCCTGTCGGTGGAGTCCCTCATTGATGAAGGTGAGtgtggccagggcctggggctgacCCGGGGAAGACGAAGAGGGGATGGAGATGAGTGGCTGGTGGAAGCACCTCGGGGGGCCCAGGACCCACTGAAGAGTCTGACTGAGTTGCCGCCCCCACTGGGGTCCAGGTGCAGAGGTGATCTACAATGAGCTGATGAGCGACTTTGAAATGGATGAGAAGGACTTTGCGGCTGATTCCTGGAGCCTTGCTGTGGATAGCAGCTTCCTGCAGCAGCACAAGAAGGAGGTGATGAAGCAGCAGGACGTCATCTACGGTGAGCACGCccaccctgccttcctcctccttcaccagGTCCCGTTTCTCTGTGTCCTACTTTCTGCCATCTCCCACCTCTTTCGACCTTTGCCTCCTAACCTGTTGACCTCCACGACCCTGCTTGGTATCAGGTTTCCCTCTGGGCCTCTACTTCTCGGTTCTATGGCAAAggtcccatcttttttttttttttttttttttttttggtaccaaagattgGATTCAGGGGCACTTGCGTataacccctgagctacatctccagccattttttcttaatgttttattttgagacagggtcttgctaagttgcttaaggtctcactaaattgctgaggctggctttgaacttgtaatcctccagcctcagcctcccaagtcactggaattaaaggtgtatgccaccatgtgTGGCTCCAAGGCtccacctttattttttcttcaattcagTCCCCATTCTGTATCTTTTCCATACCCAACACTGTGCTGGGGACTCCAGACATTTctaatggtgcacacctataatcccagtgactgagaggctgaggtggaaggactataagttcaagccagccttggtaacttagtgtctcaaaataaaaaatgaaaagggctgaggttgggggctggggctgtagctcagtggtagagcacttgcctcatacgagtgaggccctgggttcgatcctcagcaccacataaaataaataaatagatggatagatagataaagagGAGGGGCGCTgaggttgtacctcagtggtagagcaccctggttaatcctcagtaccaaaaatattatCTAAGATCACAGTAATGGAGATATTAACCTGGAAGGGACCAACCTAGGGCCCCGCAAATCATGGCCAAGCCAGAGCAGAAAACCTAGCGTACCATTGTCCCCACAGAGCTGATCCAGACGGAGCTGCACCATGTGAGGACGCTGAAGATCATGACCCGCCTCTTCCGCACGGGGATGCTGGAAGAGCTGCAGTTGGAGCCAGGCGTTGTGCAGGGCCTGTTCCCCTGTGTGGATGAGCTCAGTGACATCCATACGCGCTTCCTCAGCCAGCTGTTAGAACGCCGACGGCAGGCTCTGTGCCCTGGCAGCTCCCGGAACTTTGTCATCCATCGCTTGGGTGACCTGCTCATCAGCCAGGTGGGAGAGGCAGGACCCCTGGGCAGTGTTCATGGACGTGtgactgggggtggggtgggcttgTTTCTTGCCTAAACAGAACTTTAGCTGGAGAGGCAAGAAGCCAGCCTGTTGGCAGGAGGCCCGAGGCGGGTCCAGGGGATAAGCTGTGACTTTGGGGGAAATGCTGAGCTAGCCTCACTCCCCGACCTCTAGTTCTCAGGTCCCAGTGCAGAGCAGATGCGGAAGACCTATGCAGAGTTCTGCAGCCGGCACACCAAGGCCTTAAAGCTCTATAAGGAGCTGTATGCCCGAGACAAACGCTTCCAGCAGTTCATCCGGGTGAGCAATCCTCCCTGTGCTCAGGCCACCTGTCCTGGTCCAGACCATTCATGGGCTCGCCATTTATGGACCTGTCCACTCCTGGATCTGATCAACAGTCACCCCTcatggtggcagagcactttgtGCTAGCTCCCCACATACTTCTCACACCTTATCAGATTGGTTCTGACCACAGATGCATGGTGCTGGTACCCACTTGTCCAGCACTGTCACCTAGTATGAGGTAAATGGCCGATGACCCCAAGCCCCGCCCCTTCCCTTTCAGAAAGTGACCCGTTCAGCTGTGCTGAAGCGGCACGGGGTCCAGGAGTGCATTCTCCTGGTGACTCAGCGCATCACCAAGTACCCAGTGCTCATCAACCGCATCCTACAGCATTCCCATGGTGAGCGGGACTCGCAGGTGTGGGTAGAGAGGGTGCCCACGATGAGCAAAGGCCCTACAAGGCGTGGGACCCTGGGCAGCCTCCAGGTAGAATCCAGACCCCTGGGAGTTGGGGCTGGAGTGCAGCCAGGTGTGCCATGCCCTTCGCCCACCCTCTGGCACCAGGGGCTGAGGAGGAACGCCAGGACCTAACAGCGGCACTGGGGCTGGTGAAGGAGTTGCTGTCCAACGTGGACCAGGATGTGCACGAGCTAGAGAAAGGGGCCCGTCTGCAGGAGATCTACAACCGCATGGACCCTCGGGCCCAGGCCCCGGTGCCTGGCAAGGGGCCCTTTGGCCGAGAGGAACTTCTACGGCGCAAGCTCATCCATGATGGCTGCCTGCTCTGGAAGACAGCAACCGGGCGCTTCAAAGGTCAGTAACCTGACCCAGCAAGAGTCCAGCCTCGGAGGGTGGGAGTTGTACCCTCCTTGAGGACCCTGTTGTGCAGTCCTGACCCAGGGGCGAGTCTCAGTGGGAGGAAAAGACATGGTGTCTGTTGCAGCAAAAGTCTCCATTGCGCATTGAACATCATGGACAGGACAGGGACTTGTCGGTACGGATTTATTTCTATGGTCCTTGCGTGCTCAGAGAGCCAccagctctatttatttatttacttggtgctacttgggattgaacccagggctgagtTACAGACCTGGCCCACGAGCCATCAGTGTTGGTGAAGAAGACATGGAAGCACTCCGAGCAGACAGCAAGGTCAGGGCGGTTGATTGCCCCTACTGGAATCCCAGCCACCAGAGCTCTGGGAGTGCACCCAGGGAAGTCCCAGAGGGAGGCACTGAGCCCAGGGAGGGAcaggcagggtagaggagagGGGCCATGTTGGAGGGCAGCGCACACTTTCCCAGGAGTACTTTCCAGAATTGGTCATACCTGCAAGCCTTTCCTAACTAAGTCAGGGCCAGCAGAGGGCAAGCCTCGGTTCTGAGGACGAGGAATGGGGGCTACCGTAATGTGGTACCTGAGGCTGGAGGCTGCCTGGGCTTCTCTATGGAGGTCATGAAAccctcctccccaggcctggaTATTGTCAGTCTTCACCAGCTTttccctccatctctttctccttcccatccCTCCCACGCAGCAGCTAAGAATATAAAGCAGGGGGGGTAAAAATAGCAAGGCTGGAGAGCTCTATTTCTGAAGCATTTAGCAAAAACCCTCCTCTTCTGTGTGCCCACAGTTTAGTAAGATCCCCAAGGGCAAAGGGTGAGTATGTGACACCACGTGTCACAGAATTGACCTTCGTCTCCCCCTCCGTCTTCCAGTGCAGGCCCACAAAGGATCTGAGAGCCTGGagggggggcaggaagggagatGAAGCGGATCCTGCTGGGATCCAAGGAGATGGGGTTGTTCAGAGACAGACGGGGAGGCTGGCCTTTCAGTCCTGCTTTAGTGGAAAGAAACTAactttcttcctccctgctgaGCGCAGAGTGGGAAGTGGGAATATGTTAGGGTAGGGGGAATTTAGGTCAGATACCTAAAAAGATCTTAACACTAGGTAGATGTTACACTTAAAgtctgaaaggaagaaaaaacccaaaacagCCCCTCTTGTTCTGGGAATCTTGTGACTCACAAAAATCTTGGACCAGGTGCGCCACTCTGATTCAGGagtctggggcagaaggatcaaaagtttgaggctagcttcagcaacctaggaagaccctgtctgaaaattaaaaaaaaaaaaaaaaaaaaattccaaaaaaggctgaggatcaggggctggggatatagctcagttggtagagtgcttgcctcgcttgcacaggccctgggttcaatccccaaccccACAGAaaaagggtggggctggggatgtagcccagcggtagagcgcccctggatcaatccccagtacaaaaaataaacaaaccatcTTGGGCCTCTTGGGAGGTGGCAGCACACGCCTGCAGTGTCaactactagggaggctgaagcaagaggaccaCTTGAGtccaggggtttgagactgagatgcgagacccacagaaaagaaaaaaaaaagtaaaataaaaccaaaaaattttaGACCATTTCACCCAGAAAAATACATGTGTGTCTATTAATATGTAAAAACTTCAGAGGGTTTCTAGAGCCCTGAAGTAGTGGCCACCCTAGGGGCCTGTAGACCCTGGGCTCAGAAACCTGAGTAAGGGTAAGAGTAAGTTCTTTCCAAAGGCACTGTGAGCCCCTGGTCTCTACCGGCCCCAAAAGCGTTTCCTCTGAGGCATCTTTCTTTGCCCCTCCCTCTCTATGCTCCAAAAATGGGGAGGTAGGAAGTCTTGAGAAGGTGGGATAAGTGACCAGAGGGAAGAGACAGGGTGAGGGGTTGGAAGTTCCTGCTGACAGGGTGGGCCTGGTCCCTGGGATCGAGGGCAGCACCTGGCAGACCTTTTAGTGCTGACTGTTTCTCTGCCTTCATTCCCCAACCAGATGTGCTGATGCTGCTGATGACGGATGTGCTGCTATTTCTCCAGGAGAAGGACCAGAAGTACATCTTTCCTGCCCTGGTGAGACACCTTCTGCTTGCTACCTACCatggattgaagccaggggccctcaaccactgagccacatccccaatttattttctattttgagacagggtcccgataaattgtttagggcctcactaagctgctgaggctggactctaacctgatcctcttgcctcggcctcctgagtcgctgtggttattggcatgtgccaccatgcccagttcattcttctttccttttttttttttttaggtggagggttccagggattgaaccagagggtgcttcaccactgagccacatttccagcctttttataatatattttatttagagacagggtctggctaagttgctgagactggtcttgaacctgtgattctcctttctcagcccccGAGCCCATGCgtttacaggcatgcgccattgcTCCTAGCTCTAAGTTTTTCCTAGATGGCACTGGAGCCTGGCCTCTTGACTTGTATTGTAGGAGGTCTTCCTCAATCCTTGGGGCATTCTTGGGTTGAAGATCCAAGCACCTCAGAattcctaatcctaatccttccTCTCCACCGACTGGCAGGACAAGCCCTCAGTGGTGTCGCTGCAGAATCTGATAGTGCGGGACATCGCCAACCAGGAAAAAGGGATGTTCCTGATCAGTGCGGCCCCGCCCGAGATGTATGAGGTGCATACAGCGTCCCGGGATGACCGGAGCACCTGGATCCGTGTCATTCAGCAGAGTGTGCGCGTGTGAGTGTTGCTTGCTACCTGTATGTGCGTATGGACTCTCCTGCAGCCCTGGGTCCCAGGCcatggtgctgaggacaga
This region of Ictidomys tridecemlineatus isolate mIctTri1 chromosome 11, mIctTri1.hap1, whole genome shotgun sequence genomic DNA includes:
- the Arhgef2 gene encoding rho guanine nucleotide exchange factor 2 isoform X6 gives rise to the protein MSRIESLTRARTERNRELVGKAREKEKMKEAKDARYTNGHLFTTITVSGMTMCYACNKSITAKEALVCPTCNVTIHNRCKDTLANCTKVKQKQQKAALLKNNTALQSVSLRSKTATRERPSSAIYPADSFRQSLLGSRRGRSSLSLAKSVSTTNIAGHFNDETPLGLRRILSQSTDSLNMRNRTLSVESLIDEGAEVIYNELMSDFEMDEKDFAADSWSLAVDSSFLQQHKKEVMKQQDVIYELIQTELHHVRTLKIMTRLFRTGMLEELQLEPGVVQGLFPCVDELSDIHTRFLSQLLERRRQALCPGSSRNFVIHRLGDLLISQFSGPSAEQMRKTYAEFCSRHTKALKLYKELYARDKRFQQFIRKVTRSAVLKRHGVQECILLVTQRITKYPVLINRILQHSHGAEEERQDLTAALGLVKELLSNVDQDVHELEKGARLQEIYNRMDPRAQAPVPGKGPFGREELLRRKLIHDGCLLWKTATGRFKDVLMLLMTDVLLFLQEKDQKYIFPALDKPSVVSLQNLIVRDIANQEKGMFLISAAPPEMYEVHTASRDDRSTWIRVIQQSVRVCPSREDFPLIETEDEAYLRRIKMELQQKDRALVELLQEKVGLFAEMTHFQAEEDGGSGMSLPTLPRGLFRSESLESPRGERLLQDAIREVEGLKDLLVGPGVELLLTPRESALPLEPDSGGNTSPGVTANGEARTFNGSIELCRADSDSSQKDRNGNQLRSPQEEALQRVVNLYGLLHGLQAAVAQQDTLMEARFPEGPERRDKLARANSRDGEAGRAAAPVAPDKQATELALLQRQHALLQEELRRCRRLGEERATEAGSLEARLRESEQARALLEREAEEARRQLAALGQTEPLPAEAPWARRPLDPRRRSLPAGDALYLSFTPPQPSRGHDRLDLPVTVRSVHRPFEDRERQELGSPEERLQDSSDPDTGSEEEGSSRLSPPHSPRDFTRMQDIPEEIESRDGEPVASES
- the Arhgef2 gene encoding rho guanine nucleotide exchange factor 2 isoform X8, giving the protein MLSKSVSMSAINCLSERSDPDGHSSQCSATDLSKPWNQLEGNSGTWAGSSLRRTFSFLFLMTGKSKAREKEKMKEAKDARYTNGHLFTTITVSGMTMCYACNKSITAKEALVCPTCNVTIHNRCKDTLANCTKVKQKQQKAALLKNNTALQSVSLRSKTATRERPSSAIYPADSFRQSLLGSRRGRSSLSLAKSVSTTNIAGHFNDETPLGLRRILSQSTDSLNMRNRTLSVESLIDEGAEVIYNELMSDFEMDEKDFAADSWSLAVDSSFLQQHKKEVMKQQDVIYELIQTELHHVRTLKIMTRLFRTGMLEELQLEPGVVQGLFPCVDELSDIHTRFLSQLLERRRQALCPGSSRNFVIHRLGDLLISQFSGPSAEQMRKTYAEFCSRHTKALKLYKELYARDKRFQQFIRKVTRSAVLKRHGVQECILLVTQRITKYPVLINRILQHSHGAEEERQDLTAALGLVKELLSNVDQDVHELEKGARLQEIYNRMDPRAQAPVPGKGPFGREELLRRKLIHDGCLLWKTATGRFKDVLMLLMTDVLLFLQEKDQKYIFPALDKPSVVSLQNLIVRDIANQEKGMFLISAAPPEMYEVHTASRDDRSTWIRVIQQSVRVCPSREDFPLIETEDEAYLRRIKMELQQKDRALVELLQEKVGLFAEMTHFQAEEDGGSGMSLPTLPRGLFRSESLESPRGERLLQDAIREVEGLKDLLVGPGVELLLTPRESALPLEPDSGGNTSPGVTANGEARTFNGSIELCRADSDSSQKDRNGNQLRSPQEEALQRVVNLYGLLHGLQAAVAQQDTLMEARFPEGPERRDKLARANSRDGEAGRAAAPVAPDKQATELALLQRQHALLQEELRRCRRLGEERATEAGSLEARLRESEQARALLEREAEEARRQLAALGQTEPLPAEAPWARRPLDPRRRSLPAGDALYLSFTPPQPSRGHDRLDLPVTVRSVHRPFEDRERQELGSPEERLQDSSDPDTGSEEEGSSRLSPPHSPRDFTRMQDIPEEIESRDGEPVASES
- the Arhgef2 gene encoding rho guanine nucleotide exchange factor 2 isoform X5 codes for the protein MLSKSVSMSAINCLSERSDPDGHSSQCSATDLSKPWNQLEGNSGTWAGSSLRRTFSFLFLMTGKSKAREKEKMKEAKDARYTNGHLFTTITVSGMTMCYACNKSITAKEALVCPTCNVTIHNRCKDTLANCTKVKQKQQKAALLKNNTALQSVSLRSKTATRERPSSAIYPADSFRQSLLGSRRGRSSLSLAKSVSTTNIAGHFNDETPLGLRRILSQSTDSLNMRNRTLSVESLIDEGAEVIYNELMSDFEMDEKDFAADSWSLAVDSSFLQQHKKEVMKQQDVIYELIQTELHHVRTLKIMTRLFRTGMLEELQLEPGVVQGLFPCVDELSDIHTRFLSQLLERRRQALCPGSSRNFVIHRLGDLLISQFSGPSAEQMRKTYAEFCSRHTKALKLYKELYARDKRFQQFIRKVTRSAVLKRHGVQECILLVTQRITKYPVLINRILQHSHGAEEERQDLTAALGLVKELLSNVDQDVHELEKGARLQEIYNRMDPRAQAPVPGKGPFGREELLRRKLIHDGCLLWKTATGRFKDVLMLLMTDVLLFLQEKDQKYIFPALDKPSVVSLQNLIVRDIANQEKGMFLISAAPPEMYEVHTASRDDRSTWIRVIQQSVRVCPSREDFPLIETEDEAYLRRIKMELQQKDRALVELLQEKVGLFAEMTHFQAEEDGGSGMSLPTLPRGLFRSESLESPRGERLLQDAIREVEGLKDLLVGPGVELLLTPRESALPLEPDSGGNTSPGVTANGEARTFNGSIELCRADSDSSQKDRNGNQLRSPQEFSRPEAWALFPPSPLSSGGVTAGGQSLWTSAWPAGCCGPAGHSDGSPVPRGP
- the Arhgef2 gene encoding rho guanine nucleotide exchange factor 2 isoform X4, encoding MVMRGAHSHRLESAGELAPSASPALPPLCASPPAQGREYSSPGASRAGAGRWSEDAALQSREMSGNRRQPSRRGQAREKEKMKEAKDARYTNGHLFTTITVSGMTMCYACNKSITAKEALVCPTCNVTIHNRCKDTLANCTKVKQKQQKAALLKNNTALQSVSLRSKTATRERPSSAIYPADSFRQSLLGSRRGRSSLSLAKSVSTTNIAGHFNDETPLGLRRILSQSTDSLNMRNRTLSVESLIDEGAEVIYNELMSDFEMDEKDFAADSWSLAVDSSFLQQHKKEVMKQQDVIYELIQTELHHVRTLKIMTRLFRTGMLEELQLEPGVVQGLFPCVDELSDIHTRFLSQLLERRRQALCPGSSRNFVIHRLGDLLISQFSGPSAEQMRKTYAEFCSRHTKALKLYKELYARDKRFQQFIRKVTRSAVLKRHGVQECILLVTQRITKYPVLINRILQHSHGAEEERQDLTAALGLVKELLSNVDQDVHELEKGARLQEIYNRMDPRAQAPVPGKGPFGREELLRRKLIHDGCLLWKTATGRFKDVLMLLMTDVLLFLQEKDQKYIFPALDKPSVVSLQNLIVRDIANQEKGMFLISAAPPEMYEVHTASRDDRSTWIRVIQQSVRVCPSREDFPLIETEDEAYLRRIKMELQQKDRALVELLQEKVGLFAEMTHFQAEEDGGSGMSLPTLPRGLFRSESLESPRGERLLQDAIREVEGLKDLLVGPGVELLLTPRESALPLEPDSGGNTSPGVTANGEARTFNGSIELCRADSDSSQKDRNGNQLRSPQEEALQRVVNLYGLLHGLQAAVAQQDTLMEARFPEGPERRDKLARANSRDGEAGRAAAPVAPDKQATELALLQRQHALLQEELRRCRRLGEERATEAGSLEARLRESEQARALLEREAEEARRQLAALGQTEPLPAEAPWARRPLDPRRRSLPAGDALYLSFTPPQPSRGHDRLDLPVTVRSVHRPFEDRERQELGSPEERLQDSSDPDTGSEEEGSSRLSPPHSPRDFTRMQDIPEEIESRDGEPVASES
- the Arhgef2 gene encoding rho guanine nucleotide exchange factor 2 isoform X3, with amino-acid sequence MLSKSVSMSAINCLSERSDPDGHSSQCSATDLSKPWNQLEGNSGTWAGSSLRRTFSFLFLMTGKSKAREKEKMKEAKDARYTNGHLFTTITVSGMTMCYACNKSITAKEALVCPTCNVTIHNRCKDTLANCTKVKQKQQKAALLKNNTALQSVSLRSKTATRERPSSAIYPADSFRQSLLGSRRGRSSLSLAKSVSTTNIAGHFNDETPLGLRRILSQSTDSLNMRNRTLSVESLIDEGAEVIYNELMSDFEMDEKDFAADSWSLAVDSSFLQQHKKEVMKQQDVIYELIQTELHHVRTLKIMTRLFRTGMLEELQLEPGVVQGLFPCVDELSDIHTRFLSQLLERRRQALCPGSSRNFVIHRLGDLLISQFSGPSAEQMRKTYAEFCSRHTKALKLYKELYARDKRFQQFIRKVTRSAVLKRHGVQECILLVTQRITKYPVLINRILQHSHGAEEERQDLTAALGLVKELLSNVDQDVHELEKGARLQEIYNRMDPRAQAPVPGKGPFGREELLRRKLIHDGCLLWKTATGRFKDVLMLLMTDVLLFLQEKDQKYIFPALDKPSVVSLQNLIVRDIANQEKGMFLISAAPPEMYEVHTASRDDRSTWIRVIQQSVRVCPSREDFPLIETEDEAYLRRIKMELQQKDRALVELLQEKVGLFAEMTHFQAEEDGGSGMSLPTLPRGLFRSESLESPRGERLLQDAIREVEGLKDLLVGPGVELLLTPRESALPLEPDSGDGEARTFNGSIELCRADSDSSQKDRNGNQLRSPQEEALQRVVNLYGLLHGLQAAVAQQDTLMEARFPEGPERRDKLARANSRDGEAGRAAAPVAPDKQATELALLQRQHALLQEELRRCRRLGEERATEAGSLEARLRESEQARALLEREAEEARRQLAALGQTEPLPAEAPWARRPLDPRRRSLPAGDALYLSFTPPQPSRGHDRLDLPVTVRSVHRPFEDRERQELGSPEERLQDSSDPDTGSEEEGSSRLSPPHSPRDFTRMQDIPEEIESRDGEPVASES